From the genome of Hymenobacter sp. PAMC 26628, one region includes:
- the allB gene encoding allantoinase AllB, whose product MDITLKSTAVVTPAGQRPALVVLRGGRIADVLPVGAPVAGPVLDLGDAAILPGVIDPHVHLNEPGRTAWEGFDTGTRAALAGGITTLVDMPLNSAPVTTSVESLRLKQAATAGQLHTNVGFWGGIVPGNAAEVGPLIAAGVLGFKAFLTHSGIDDFPNATEADLRRVMPLLAHHGLPLLVHCELSEDNDDWKSGDTRSYQNYLASRPKNWEDKAIALMVRLCAEFGGPVHIVHLSSANSLAVIAEAKAHGLPITVETGQHYLFFNAEDIADGQTQFKCAPPIRERANNEQLWGALQSGLIDFVATDHSPAPPALKQLASGDFASAWGGIASLQLALPVLWTAAKTRGATLPDLARWLSANPARLIGQAHRKGQIVKGYDADLLVLAPDMQFTVTEALLHHRHKVSPYLGRTLAGVVTHTFLAGEEVFRHPDFLHLNRGQLLSR is encoded by the coding sequence ATGGATATAACCCTGAAAAGTACCGCCGTCGTTACGCCCGCCGGCCAGCGCCCGGCCCTGGTGGTGCTGCGCGGCGGCCGCATCGCCGACGTGCTGCCCGTGGGGGCCCCCGTGGCCGGCCCCGTGCTCGACCTGGGCGACGCCGCCATCTTGCCCGGCGTCATCGACCCGCACGTGCACCTCAACGAGCCCGGCCGCACCGCTTGGGAGGGCTTCGATACCGGCACCCGTGCCGCGCTGGCCGGCGGCATTACCACGCTGGTGGACATGCCATTGAACTCGGCGCCGGTCACTACATCGGTCGAAAGCCTGCGCCTGAAGCAAGCCGCCACCGCGGGCCAGCTGCACACCAACGTGGGCTTCTGGGGCGGCATCGTGCCGGGCAACGCGGCCGAAGTGGGGCCCCTGATTGCGGCCGGCGTGCTGGGTTTCAAGGCCTTTCTGACGCATTCGGGCATCGACGATTTTCCGAACGCCACCGAGGCGGATTTGCGGCGCGTAATGCCGCTGCTGGCCCACCACGGCCTGCCGCTGCTGGTGCATTGCGAGCTATCCGAAGACAACGACGACTGGAAAAGCGGCGATACCCGGTCGTACCAAAACTACCTGGCCTCGCGCCCCAAAAACTGGGAAGACAAGGCTATTGCGCTGATGGTTCGGCTGTGCGCCGAGTTTGGGGGCCCCGTGCACATTGTGCACCTGTCGTCGGCCAACTCCTTGGCAGTCATTGCCGAAGCCAAGGCCCACGGCCTGCCCATCACCGTGGAAACCGGCCAGCACTACCTGTTTTTCAACGCCGAGGACATCGCCGACGGCCAGACGCAGTTCAAGTGCGCGCCGCCCATCCGCGAGCGGGCCAACAACGAGCAGCTGTGGGGGGCCCTGCAAAGCGGCCTCATCGACTTCGTGGCCACCGACCACTCGCCCGCCCCGCCCGCCCTCAAGCAACTCGCCAGCGGCGATTTCGCCAGCGCCTGGGGCGGCATCGCCTCGCTCCAGCTGGCCCTGCCCGTGCTGTGGACGGCCGCCAAAACGCGCGGCGCCACGCTGCCCGACCTGGCCCGCTGGCTGAGTGCGAACCCCGCCCGGCTCATCGGCCAGGCGCACCGCAAGGGCCAGATTGTCAAAGGCTACGACGCCGACCTGCTGGTGCTGGCCCCCGATATGCAGTTCACCGTGACTGAGGCGCTGCTGCACCACCGCCACAAGGTTTCGCCTTACCTGGGCCGCACGCTGGCGGGCGTGGTCACGCACACGTTCCTGGCCGGCGAGGAAGTGTTTCGCCACCCCGATTTCCTACACCTCAACCGCGGGCAGCTGCTGAGCCGCTAG